Genomic DNA from Burkholderia plantarii:
AGATCGACGTGACCGAGCTCGACACGCTGCGCGCCGAGCTGAACCGCCGCCACGGCGAGACGCGCGGCAAGCTGACGATGCTGCCGTTCATCGCGCGCGCGATGGTGATCGCGCTGGCCGATTTCCCGCAGATCAACGCGCGCTACGACGACGAGGCCGGCGTGGTCACGCGCCACGGCGCCGTGCATCTGGGCGTGGCCACGCAGAGCAAGGCCGGGCTGATGGTGCCGGTGGTGCGCCATGCCGAGACGCGCAACGTCTGGGCGCTGGCGGCCGAGGTGGCGCGGCTGGCCGAGGCGGTGCGCAGCGGCCGCGCGGCGCGCGACGAGCTGAGCGGCTCGACCATCACGCTGTCGAGCCTCGGCGCGCTGGGCGGCGTGGTCTCGACGCCGGTGATCAACCATCCCGAGGTCGGCATCGTCGGCGTGAACCGCATCGTCGAGCGGCCGATGATCCGCCATGGCCTGGTGGTCGCGCGCAAGCTGATGAACCTGTCCTCGTCGTTCGATCACCGCGTGGTGGACGGCATGGACGCCGCCGAATTCATTCAGGCCGTGCGCGCGCTGCTGGAGCAGCCGGCCCTGCTTTTCGTGGATTGAGCCGATGAACGAACCGATTACAACCACGCTGCTCATCGTCGGCGCCGGCCCGGGCGGCTACGTCGCCGCGATCCGCGCCGCGCAGCTGGGCGTGCCCACCGTGGTGGTGGAGCGCGCGCAGCCGGGCGGCACCTGCCTGAACATCGGCTGCATCCCGTCCAAGGCGCTGATCCACGCGGCCGACGAGTTCGACAAGGCCCGCCACTACAACGGCGACTCGCCGCTCGGCATCCGCGTGGCCTCGCCCGAGATCGACATCGCGCGCACCGTCGCCTGGAAGGACGGCATCGTCGGGAAACTGACCGGCAGCGTGGCCACGCTGCTCAAGCGCCACGGCGTCGAGCTGGTGCGCGGCGACGCGCGCGTGATCGACGGCAAGACCGTGGAAGTCGCGCGCGAAGCCGCCGGCCCGGTGCGGATCCGCTGCGAGCACCTGCTGCTCGCGGCCGGCTCCGAGCCGGTCGCGCTGCCGTCGATGCCGTTCGGCGGCATCGTGCAGTCGTCCACCGAGGCGCTCTCGCCCGCCACGCTGCCGCGCCGGCTGGTGGTGGTGGGCGCCGGCTACATCGGGCTCGAGCTGGCGATCGCCTACCGCAAGCTCGGCGCCGAAGTGAGCGTGGTCGAGGCGCAGGAGCGCATCCTGCCGATCTACGACGCGGCGCTGACCAAGCCGGTGGCCGCCGCGCTCGCGCGGCTCGGCATCACGCTGCAGCTGGGCCGCAAGGTGCTGGGCCTGAGCCCGGCCGGCGACGCGGTGCGCGTGCAGGATGCCGCCGGCGCCGAGACGGCGCTGCCGGCCGACCGCGTGCTGGTGGCGGTGGGGCGCCGGCCGCGCACCCAGGGCTGGGGGCTCGAGGCGCTGCAGCTCGATCGCGCCGGCCACGCGCTGAAGGTCGACGACCAGTGCCGGACCTCGATGCGCAACGTCTGGGCGATCGGCGACCTGGCGGGCGAGCCGATGCTCGCGCATCGCGCGATGGCGCAGGGCGAGATGGTGGCCGAGATCGTCTCGGGCAAGCGGCGGCGCTTCATGCCGGCCGCGATCCCGGCGATCTGCTTCACCGATCCCGAGGTGGTGTCGGTGGGGCTCGCGCCGCACGACGCCGCCGCGCCCGACGACGCGCTGGCGGCCAGCTTCCCGCTGGTAGCCAACGGCCGCGCGATGACGATCGAAGGCACCGACGGCTTCGTGCGCGTGGTGGCACGGCGTGACGATCACCGGATCCTCGGCTGGCAGGCGGTCGGCCGCGGCGTGTCCGAACTCGCGGCGGCGTTTTCGCAGTCGCTCGAGATGGGCGCGCGGCTCGAGGACGTGGGCGGCACCATCCACGCGCATCCGACGCTCGGCGAGGCGGTGCAGGAAGCGGCGCTGCGCGCGCTCGGTCACGCGCTGCATGTCTGACCGGTGGTGACGGGATGGCGCGCGCCAGGACGCGCGCCATCCCGCGCGGCAAACGATGAACAACACAAGGCCGGGACGCGCGACGGACCCGGCCATCAGGCATTCGACGACGAGAGAGTGCGAAGTCTGAGTTTCAGCTACAAGGAATGGCGGGGCGGAAGGGCGCACGGCGCGGGCAAGCGCGGGTGCGGCCTCTACCGCACCCGCCGTCATCGTCCCCGCAATCCGGCCCGAGTC
This window encodes:
- the lpdA gene encoding dihydrolipoyl dehydrogenase, producing the protein MNEPITTTLLIVGAGPGGYVAAIRAAQLGVPTVVVERAQPGGTCLNIGCIPSKALIHAADEFDKARHYNGDSPLGIRVASPEIDIARTVAWKDGIVGKLTGSVATLLKRHGVELVRGDARVIDGKTVEVAREAAGPVRIRCEHLLLAAGSEPVALPSMPFGGIVQSSTEALSPATLPRRLVVVGAGYIGLELAIAYRKLGAEVSVVEAQERILPIYDAALTKPVAAALARLGITLQLGRKVLGLSPAGDAVRVQDAAGAETALPADRVLVAVGRRPRTQGWGLEALQLDRAGHALKVDDQCRTSMRNVWAIGDLAGEPMLAHRAMAQGEMVAEIVSGKRRRFMPAAIPAICFTDPEVVSVGLAPHDAAAPDDALAASFPLVANGRAMTIEGTDGFVRVVARRDDHRILGWQAVGRGVSELAAAFSQSLEMGARLEDVGGTIHAHPTLGEAVQEAALRALGHALHV